One window from the genome of Desulforamulus ruminis DSM 2154 encodes:
- a CDS encoding polysaccharide deacetylase family protein, with protein MKVFYIRRGMVYKTILWLLIGAIFIGLGFLATRERTERTLSPIYQGSDREKKIALTCNIFWGEEYIPRMLEILQEHDVKMTFFPGGTWVEDFPELLKSIDGAGHEVGTHGYAHPHPDQLSKSANLRDMQKAEELIYQAIHKRPKLYAPPYGEKGAAVLKAAEEQGYSFILWSIDTIDWQRPSPEVIVRRVVGKAHNGAIVLMHPTAPTVSALPQIIQELKKQGYQFVMVGEMMDGMTAKTAPEKKK; from the coding sequence ATGAAGGTATTCTATATAAGAAGGGGAATGGTCTATAAAACCATCCTCTGGCTGCTGATCGGTGCAATTTTTATCGGTCTTGGTTTTTTAGCCACCAGGGAAAGAACCGAAAGAACCCTGTCGCCCATTTATCAAGGCAGTGATCGTGAAAAGAAGATTGCTTTAACTTGCAATATCTTTTGGGGTGAAGAATACATTCCTAGAATGCTGGAAATATTACAGGAGCACGATGTTAAAATGACTTTTTTTCCCGGAGGAACCTGGGTAGAGGACTTTCCTGAACTGCTAAAATCCATCGATGGCGCGGGCCATGAAGTGGGAACCCACGGTTATGCCCATCCCCATCCGGACCAGTTATCCAAGAGCGCCAACCTAAGGGATATGCAAAAAGCCGAGGAGCTCATTTACCAAGCCATTCATAAAAGACCCAAACTGTACGCCCCTCCCTATGGCGAAAAAGGAGCGGCTGTTTTAAAGGCAGCGGAGGAACAGGGCTATTCCTTTATTTTATGGAGCATTGATACCATCGACTGGCAGCGTCCTTCCCCGGAGGTGATTGTGCGCAGGGTGGTGGGCAAAGCGCATAATGGCGCCATTGTTTTGATGCACCCTACGGCCCCCACGGTAAGCGCCTTGCCGCAAATCATCCAGGAATTAAAGAAGCAGGGCTATCAATTCGTGATGGTTGGAGAAATGATGGATGGGATGACTGCCAAAACAGCACCGGAAAAGAAAAAATAA
- a CDS encoding M16 family metallopeptidase, protein MFYQKEELANGVRILTQRVSHVRSVALGIWVDVGSRDESDSTAGISHYIEHMLFKGTMNRTAKQIAEELDAVGGQLNAFTTKEYTCYYAKVLDEHFDLAVNILTDMLFNSKIDEQDVEREKNVILEEIKMYEDAPDELVHDMFAKTIWSGHPLGRPIIGTTETVSSFTYKDLRSYMAQNYIANRMVISVAGNIEHQQVVDKLKPIFEKMPGNEFKRQLVKPTHSSELNCRNKETEQVHMVIGTPGLRLEDDDVYIVQVINTVLGGGLSSRLFQEIREQRGLVYSVYSYHSSYYDTGIFGVYAGLSKQNVGQVMELIFKEIKDIKNKGISGEELQRAKDQLKGNLLLSLESVNTHMSRLGKSELYLKKVYKPEEIVERLNKITIEDIHRMASSLFQPEKFSMAAIGPWQDCGELKAELEKLRD, encoded by the coding sequence ATGTTTTACCAAAAAGAAGAACTAGCAAACGGAGTAAGAATTTTAACACAAAGGGTTTCCCATGTCCGGTCCGTGGCTCTGGGGATTTGGGTGGACGTGGGTTCCCGGGATGAGAGCGATAGCACTGCCGGAATCTCTCATTATATCGAACACATGTTGTTTAAGGGTACGATGAATCGGACAGCCAAACAAATTGCCGAGGAATTGGATGCTGTGGGCGGCCAGTTAAATGCTTTTACCACCAAGGAATATACCTGTTATTATGCCAAGGTATTGGATGAGCATTTTGATTTGGCGGTGAATATTCTCACGGATATGCTTTTTAATTCTAAAATTGATGAGCAGGATGTAGAACGGGAGAAGAACGTGATCCTAGAGGAAATCAAGATGTATGAAGATGCTCCCGACGAACTGGTTCACGATATGTTTGCCAAGACCATCTGGTCCGGTCATCCTTTAGGCAGACCCATTATCGGCACCACAGAGACCGTCAGCAGTTTTACATACAAAGATTTACGTTCCTACATGGCACAAAACTATATTGCCAACCGTATGGTTATTTCCGTAGCCGGCAATATCGAGCACCAGCAGGTGGTGGATAAGCTTAAGCCCATATTTGAAAAAATGCCGGGCAATGAATTTAAACGTCAGTTGGTAAAGCCAACCCATTCCAGCGAATTAAACTGCCGCAACAAAGAAACAGAACAAGTGCATATGGTCATTGGTACTCCGGGTTTACGCCTGGAAGACGATGATGTTTATATTGTTCAGGTCATCAACACCGTTCTGGGAGGCGGCTTATCCTCCCGCTTATTCCAAGAAATCAGGGAACAAAGGGGACTGGTGTACTCTGTCTACTCCTATCATAGTTCCTATTATGATACAGGGATTTTCGGCGTATATGCGGGTTTAAGCAAACAAAATGTGGGCCAGGTCATGGAGTTAATTTTTAAAGAAATTAAAGATATAAAGAATAAGGGAATCTCTGGAGAAGAGCTGCAGCGGGCCAAAGACCAGCTAAAAGGGAATCTTTTATTGTCCCTGGAAAGCGTTAATACGCACATGAGCCGTCTGGGCAAATCGGAACTGTACTTGAAAAAGGTCTATAAGCCGGAGGAAATCGTAGAAAGGTTAAACAAAATCACCATTGAGGATATTCATCGTATGGCTTCGAGCCTGTTTCAACCTGAAAAGTTCTCTATGGCTGCCATCGGACCCTGGCAGGATTGCGGTGAGTTAAAGGCGGAGCTTGAAAAATTAAGGGATTAA
- a CDS encoding YlmC/YmxH family sporulation protein: MRMAELVGKEIVNINNGARLGVIGESDLTIDVESGAVCSIILPRRNNFINMWVDRQQMVIPWDAIRKIGEEVVIVEMDQGNPIFQRYSY; the protein is encoded by the coding sequence ATGCGGATGGCGGAGCTGGTGGGCAAAGAAATTGTAAATATTAATAACGGAGCCCGTTTGGGAGTCATTGGGGAATCGGATTTAACCATTGATGTTGAATCCGGTGCGGTTTGTTCCATTATATTACCTCGCCGGAATAATTTTATTAACATGTGGGTGGACCGGCAGCAGATGGTTATTCCCTGGGACGCCATACGAAAGATTGGGGAAGAGGTTGTTATTGTAGAGATGGATCAGGGCAATCCCATATTTCAGAGATATTCTTATTGA
- the dapB gene encoding 4-hydroxy-tetrahydrodipicolinate reductase, whose amino-acid sequence MIKVVVSGALGKMGLESCKAVANADGLLLVGAVDHQGIGDCIGPLIGRPDVDVTLSGNLEEVLLYQKPDVLIDFTRPGAVQGNIELALKHGVRPVVGTTGMSTQEIEHFTALAQSKKIGGLIAPNFAIGALLMMKFAAEAAKYFPNVEIIELHHDQKVDAPSGTALKTAEIITSVRGNRPQGMPSEFEKIQGVRGGNYEGMRIHSVRLPGLVAHQEVILGDIGQTLTIRHDSISRESFMPGLIMAVRKVVNLEHLVYGLENLLFQN is encoded by the coding sequence GTGATAAAAGTTGTTGTGTCAGGAGCATTGGGTAAAATGGGCCTTGAATCTTGTAAGGCTGTGGCCAATGCAGACGGATTGCTGCTGGTTGGAGCAGTTGATCACCAGGGAATTGGAGATTGTATTGGTCCTCTCATTGGGAGGCCGGATGTGGATGTAACCCTATCCGGAAATCTGGAAGAGGTTCTTTTATATCAGAAACCGGATGTATTGATTGATTTCACCAGACCCGGAGCGGTACAGGGAAATATCGAACTGGCACTGAAGCACGGGGTCAGACCGGTGGTCGGTACAACCGGCATGTCGACCCAAGAGATTGAACACTTTACCGCTTTGGCCCAGAGCAAAAAAATAGGTGGGCTGATCGCTCCCAATTTTGCCATTGGAGCGCTGTTGATGATGAAGTTTGCTGCCGAAGCGGCCAAATATTTTCCGAATGTGGAGATTATTGAACTGCATCATGATCAAAAGGTGGATGCGCCTTCCGGTACCGCTTTAAAAACAGCGGAAATCATTACCTCTGTAAGAGGGAATCGGCCCCAGGGCATGCCCAGTGAATTTGAAAAAATTCAGGGTGTGCGTGGAGGCAATTACGAAGGAATGAGGATTCACAGTGTACGGCTGCCGGGGTTGGTTGCTCATCAAGAGGTGATCCTCGGAGACATTGGCCAAACCCTGACCATCCGGCATGATTCCATCTCCCGGGAGTCCTTCATGCCCGGGCTCATCATGGCTGTTCGTAAGGTGGTAAATTTAGAGCATCTGGTGTACGGACTGGAAAACCTTTTGTTTCAAAACTAA
- the dpsA gene encoding dipicolinate synthase subunit DpsA has translation MQPDLKGVKVAVLGGDAREIVLVSTLSRLGAYVRVVGLPVKNDPPHVQVYPTLEDALAEVQAVILPVPGILEKSIIYSVYSESPLVLSEVLLVKLPPQTPIFAGFARPKLKEMVQRSNVRLITLLDLDEVAILNSIPSAEGAVQMAMENTAITIHGSQSFVLGFGRTGATIARLLQGMGAKVTVVSRNASQRARVYEQGMNAISFDELADEIPQAEIIFNTVPSMVLTNCILSKASEEAVIIDVASPPGGTDFEAAERLGVKALLAPGLPGKVAPKTAGQILARVIPKLLVRELARNEEQ, from the coding sequence ATGCAGCCTGATTTAAAAGGGGTAAAAGTGGCTGTGCTGGGTGGTGATGCCAGAGAGATCGTATTGGTTTCCACCCTGTCTCGCTTGGGTGCCTATGTACGGGTGGTGGGTCTTCCGGTAAAAAATGATCCCCCCCATGTACAGGTATACCCAACCCTAGAAGATGCTCTGGCAGAAGTGCAGGCAGTGATCTTGCCGGTACCGGGCATACTGGAAAAAAGCATTATCTATTCCGTTTATTCCGAAAGCCCCCTGGTGTTGTCGGAAGTTCTGTTGGTTAAACTGCCACCCCAGACGCCGATTTTTGCAGGCTTTGCCCGTCCCAAATTAAAAGAAATGGTCCAACGCAGTAATGTGCGTTTAATCACCCTGTTAGACCTTGATGAAGTAGCCATTCTGAATTCCATTCCTTCCGCTGAAGGCGCTGTCCAAATGGCCATGGAGAATACGGCCATCACCATTCATGGCAGTCAGTCCTTTGTTTTGGGTTTTGGGCGGACCGGGGCTACCATTGCCAGACTTCTGCAGGGCATGGGGGCAAAGGTCACGGTGGTCAGCCGGAATGCCTCCCAGCGGGCAAGGGTCTATGAACAGGGAATGAATGCCATTTCCTTTGATGAGCTGGCGGATGAGATTCCCCAGGCCGAGATCATATTCAATACTGTACCCTCCATGGTGTTAACTAACTGTATTCTTAGTAAGGCTTCGGAGGAAGCGGTCATCATCGATGTTGCTTCCCCGCCGGGCGGCACCGATTTTGAGGCTGCCGAGCGTCTGGGAGTCAAAGCCTTGCTGGCGCCGGGATTACCCGGAAAGGTAGCACCAAAAACAGCAGGACAAATCCTGGCCAGAGTGATTCCTAAGCTCCTGGTTCGGGAGCTGGCACGGAATGAGGAGCAGTAG
- a CDS encoding dipicolinate synthase subunit B produces the protein MRFKGIKIGVALTGSHCTIDEILPKIQELVDEGAEVYPIISYAVDTLDTRFGTAQKWKDALKKITGREPINTISGAEPVGPKQLVDIIVIAPCTGNTMSKLANGITDTPVLMAAKAHLRNLKPVVIAISTNDGLGMNAKNLGLLINTKNVYMVPFGQDNPAGKPNSLKSKMDLILDTIEYALQGKQIQPVLVQTT, from the coding sequence ATGAGATTTAAAGGCATAAAAATTGGCGTTGCCTTAACCGGCTCCCATTGTACCATTGATGAAATATTGCCTAAAATACAGGAATTGGTGGATGAAGGAGCCGAGGTATACCCGATCATCAGCTACGCCGTGGATACCCTGGACACTCGTTTTGGTACAGCCCAGAAATGGAAGGACGCCCTAAAAAAGATTACCGGCCGGGAACCCATCAATACCATTTCCGGTGCGGAACCGGTGGGTCCCAAACAATTGGTGGACATTATCGTCATTGCCCCCTGCACAGGCAATACCATGTCTAAACTGGCCAATGGCATTACAGATACACCGGTCTTGATGGCGGCCAAGGCGCATTTGCGTAATCTTAAACCGGTGGTTATCGCCATATCCACCAATGACGGACTGGGCATGAATGCAAAAAATCTTGGATTATTAATTAACACCAAGAATGTATATATGGTACCCTTTGGTCAGGATAATCCGGCAGGTAAGCCGAATTCTTTGAAAAGTAAAATGGATTTAATTCTGGATACCATTGAATATGCATTACAAGGAAAACAAATTCAACCCGTTTTGGTACAAACCACGTAA
- a CDS encoding aspartate-semialdehyde dehydrogenase has product MKKVNVVVVGASGAVGQEILNILSERNFPIENLKLCATSRSAGTEIDFQGRKYRVEETTPDSFTGMDIALVAGGKASVEFREAAFARGCIIIDNSSNFRMDPEVPLVVPEVNPEDVKGHKGIIANPNCSTIIMVVALKPIYDAAGIKRVVVSTYQAVSGAGKEGIEELTAQTKAVLEGSEYPPNKFAYPIAFNLIPHIDVFQEMDYTKEEWKMVKETQKILHDSEIKITATTVRVPVYRSHSESINIETKQKLTVEKVKEILSQAPGMIVQDDVQNKNYPMPLFTSGRDEVFVGRIREDNTIEKGLNLWVVGDQIRKGAATNAVQIAELLLQYNCLMEKR; this is encoded by the coding sequence TTGAAAAAAGTAAATGTGGTAGTGGTTGGAGCTTCTGGAGCAGTGGGCCAAGAAATTTTAAATATCCTTTCTGAACGTAATTTTCCTATAGAGAACCTGAAACTTTGTGCTACTTCCCGTTCCGCCGGCACTGAAATAGATTTTCAGGGACGAAAATACCGGGTTGAAGAAACCACCCCCGATTCTTTTACAGGCATGGATATCGCTCTGGTTGCCGGCGGCAAAGCCAGTGTGGAATTCAGAGAAGCAGCCTTTGCACGAGGCTGTATTATCATTGACAACAGCAGCAATTTTCGCATGGACCCCGAAGTACCCCTGGTGGTACCGGAAGTGAACCCCGAGGATGTAAAAGGACACAAGGGCATCATTGCCAATCCCAATTGTTCTACCATTATTATGGTGGTTGCCCTTAAACCCATTTATGACGCTGCAGGAATCAAAAGGGTGGTGGTATCCACCTACCAGGCGGTTTCCGGAGCGGGCAAAGAAGGGATTGAAGAGCTTACGGCCCAGACCAAAGCGGTTCTCGAAGGCAGTGAATACCCTCCCAATAAATTCGCCTATCCCATTGCCTTTAACTTGATTCCCCATATTGATGTTTTTCAGGAGATGGATTATACCAAAGAAGAATGGAAAATGGTGAAAGAAACGCAAAAAATTCTGCATGACAGCGAAATTAAGATTACGGCCACCACGGTCCGGGTTCCGGTTTACCGCAGCCATTCAGAGTCCATTAATATAGAAACAAAGCAAAAACTTACGGTTGAAAAGGTCAAAGAAATATTATCTCAGGCCCCGGGCATGATTGTCCAGGATGATGTGCAGAACAAAAACTATCCCATGCCCCTGTTCACCTCGGGCAGGGATGAGGTGTTTGTGGGACGGATTCGTGAAGATAATACCATTGAAAAAGGTCTGAACCTTTGGGTGGTAGGGGATCAGATCCGCAAGGGGGCGGCCACCAATGCCGTGCAGATTGCAGAGCTTTTACTTCAATATAATTGCTTAATGGAGAAGAGATAA
- the dapG gene encoding aspartate kinase, whose translation MRFLVQKFGGTSLLTQELRDRVATRIAEAVDEGYAPVVVVSAIGRAGEPYATDTLLNFALAAGRDLPARELDILMSCGEVISGVVMVNTLQRMGRQAVFLTGAQAGIITDHNHNDARILRVDPKNVISQAKEGKIVIVAGFQGISEEGEITTLGRGGSDTTAAALGVALNAECIDIFTDVEGIMTADPRIVEDARILDNVTYNEICQLAHEGAKVIHPRAVEIAMQKNIPIRVRSTFTNSPGTLVASHNQVYGTIDITTDRLASGVAHIAGVTQFKLTVSEVNIDNPALRIFKALALADISIDFINVSPELIMFTVKDEVAKKATAVLQNLGIHPQIRPNCAKISTVGAGIHGVPGVMSHIVEALAEEQVEILQSSDSHTTIWVLVQQDQMHKAIQALHRKFELGHGKNVP comes from the coding sequence ATGCGCTTTCTTGTTCAAAAATTTGGTGGCACCTCTTTGCTTACCCAGGAATTAAGGGACCGGGTGGCTACCAGAATTGCCGAAGCGGTGGATGAGGGCTATGCGCCGGTGGTGGTTGTTTCAGCCATTGGCCGGGCAGGAGAACCCTATGCAACGGATACGCTGTTAAATTTCGCCCTCGCCGCAGGGCGAGACCTGCCGGCCAGAGAACTGGATATACTCATGTCCTGCGGCGAGGTCATATCCGGAGTGGTGATGGTTAACACCCTGCAGCGTATGGGCAGGCAGGCGGTATTTCTTACCGGAGCTCAGGCAGGCATTATTACGGATCACAATCATAATGACGCGCGAATTCTCCGGGTGGATCCTAAAAATGTGATTTCTCAGGCAAAAGAAGGCAAAATTGTAATTGTGGCAGGATTTCAGGGGATCAGTGAAGAAGGAGAGATTACTACCCTGGGGCGGGGTGGCAGCGATACCACTGCGGCTGCCCTGGGGGTGGCATTAAATGCAGAATGTATTGACATTTTTACCGACGTAGAGGGCATAATGACAGCAGACCCCAGAATTGTTGAAGATGCCCGTATCCTGGATAATGTCACCTACAATGAGATTTGCCAATTGGCCCATGAAGGGGCAAAAGTGATACACCCCAGAGCGGTAGAGATTGCCATGCAAAAAAACATCCCCATCCGGGTCCGGTCCACCTTTACCAATTCGCCCGGCACCCTGGTGGCAAGTCATAATCAGGTCTATGGCACCATAGACATTACCACCGACCGCTTGGCCAGCGGCGTTGCTCATATTGCCGGAGTAACACAGTTTAAACTGACGGTCAGCGAGGTAAATATTGATAACCCCGCTTTACGCATTTTCAAGGCGCTGGCCCTGGCGGACATCAGTATTGATTTCATAAATGTGAGTCCGGAATTAATCATGTTTACAGTAAAAGACGAGGTAGCCAAAAAAGCCACAGCGGTACTGCAGAACCTGGGCATCCACCCGCAGATCCGGCCTAATTGCGCTAAGATTTCCACCGTGGGGGCAGGCATTCACGGTGTACCGGGTGTCATGTCCCATATTGTTGAAGCCCTTGCTGAGGAGCAAGTGGAAATTTTACAGTCATCCGATTCCCATACCACTATTTGGGTCCTGGTACAACAGGATCAGATGCATAAAGCCATCCAGGCCCTGCACCGGAAGTTTGAACTGGGACATGGGAAAAATGTACCTTAG
- the dapA gene encoding 4-hydroxy-tetrahydrodipicolinate synthase: protein MAIVDFGRLLTAMVTPFNADLTINLTQAQRLGKYLVENGSDGLIVCGTTGESPTLGKEEKAALFAAIVEEVGGRAAVVAGTGSYDTVSSIALTKEAEKVGCDGVMLVAPYYNKPSQEGLYRHFRAIAESTSLPVILYNIPGRTGINVLPDTVARLAGDVPNIVAIKEAAGNIDQVSELRRILPEEFSIYSGDDSMTLPMLALGAKGVISVAGHVAGKQIKEMIDAFTTGNTTLAANLHRKLFPLFKGLFITANPVPVKAALNLKGFGVGGVRLPLVEATPNEVETVKNIMTSLELL from the coding sequence ATGGCCATAGTGGATTTTGGACGGTTACTGACCGCCATGGTGACCCCCTTTAATGCCGATTTGACCATTAACTTAACACAGGCTCAAAGGTTGGGAAAATACTTGGTGGAGAATGGTTCGGACGGTCTGATCGTGTGCGGAACCACCGGTGAATCGCCAACACTCGGCAAGGAGGAAAAAGCAGCCCTTTTTGCAGCCATTGTTGAAGAGGTGGGCGGCCGGGCCGCGGTGGTAGCCGGAACCGGCAGTTACGATACCGTCAGCAGCATTGCCCTCACCAAGGAAGCGGAAAAAGTAGGTTGTGACGGGGTCATGCTGGTAGCACCATACTATAATAAACCTTCCCAGGAGGGCCTATACCGCCACTTCCGTGCCATTGCCGAGAGTACCAGCTTACCGGTGATTCTGTATAACATTCCGGGCCGTACAGGGATTAACGTTCTGCCGGATACGGTAGCCAGGCTGGCCGGGGATGTGCCGAACATTGTAGCCATTAAGGAGGCTGCCGGAAACATCGATCAAGTTTCTGAACTGCGCAGAATCCTGCCTGAGGAGTTTAGCATTTACAGCGGGGACGATTCCATGACCCTGCCCATGCTGGCCCTGGGGGCCAAGGGTGTCATCAGTGTAGCCGGGCACGTAGCCGGCAAACAAATTAAAGAAATGATTGATGCCTTTACTACCGGGAACACCACCTTAGCTGCCAACCTTCATAGAAAACTGTTTCCCTTGTTTAAAGGTCTCTTTATCACAGCCAATCCTGTGCCGGTAAAGGCGGCTTTAAATTTAAAAGGCTTTGGCGTGGGGGGCGTTCGCTTGCCTTTGGTGGAAGCCACACCGAATGAAGTGGAGACGGTTAAAAATATTATGACATCACTGGAACTGCTTTGA
- a CDS encoding ribonuclease J, which translates to MAKEPKLAVIPLGGLGEIGKNMTAVRFGDHIVLIDCGLMFPEEEMLGIDIVIPDISYLIENRQQVRAILLTHGHEDHIGALPYVLRQINVPVYGSKLALGLVHGKLKEHHMVDQVQLNTVKPRDTVQIGPFKAEFIRVSHSIPDAMAVAIHTPVGTLLHTGDFKIDQTPVDGEVTDFHRFAQLGEKGVLVMMSDSTNVERPGYTMSERVVGNTFDETFRHAKERIVIATFASNVHRLQQAILVAHKYDRRVAVVGRSMVNVMATAGELGYLNIPEGSLIELDEAARLPKNKVVLLTTGSQGEPMSALTRIAMSDHRQVDIVPGDTVIISATPIPGNEKLVARIIDQLFKLGAKVIYEGASGIHVSGHPSQEELKLMLNLVRPKFFIPVHGEYRMLKRHADLAREVGIPAENIFVAENGQVLEFTRRYGRLAGRVTAGRVLVDGLGVGDVGNIVLRDRKQLSQDGILIVVVTMDKQTNQVLSGPDIVSRGFVYVRESEPLMEEAKAKVKGALEKCTLRGVSEWAAIKSQVRDDLGKFLYERTRRRPMILPIIMEV; encoded by the coding sequence TTGGCTAAAGAACCAAAATTAGCCGTAATTCCCCTGGGGGGATTAGGCGAGATCGGCAAGAACATGACTGCGGTGAGATTTGGGGATCACATTGTACTGATTGATTGTGGATTGATGTTTCCTGAAGAGGAAATGCTGGGAATTGACATCGTTATTCCGGATATTTCCTATCTTATTGAAAACAGGCAACAGGTGCGTGCAATATTACTGACCCACGGACACGAGGATCACATTGGAGCTTTACCCTATGTGCTGCGGCAAATCAATGTTCCCGTGTATGGTTCAAAACTGGCTTTAGGCTTAGTCCATGGCAAATTGAAAGAACACCATATGGTGGATCAAGTTCAACTGAATACGGTAAAACCACGGGATACTGTACAAATTGGGCCTTTCAAGGCGGAATTTATCCGTGTATCGCACAGTATTCCGGATGCCATGGCCGTGGCCATCCATACGCCGGTGGGAACCCTGCTTCATACCGGGGATTTTAAGATTGATCAAACCCCTGTGGATGGAGAAGTAACTGACTTCCATCGTTTTGCCCAGTTGGGGGAAAAGGGTGTGCTGGTCATGATGTCCGACAGTACCAATGTTGAACGGCCCGGATACACCATGTCTGAGCGGGTGGTAGGGAACACCTTTGATGAAACCTTTCGGCATGCTAAAGAACGAATTGTTATCGCTACCTTTGCCTCAAATGTTCATCGTTTACAACAGGCTATCCTGGTAGCCCATAAATATGACCGGCGGGTGGCTGTGGTTGGCCGAAGCATGGTGAACGTGATGGCCACCGCCGGCGAACTGGGTTATTTGAATATTCCCGAAGGAAGCCTGATTGAGCTGGATGAGGCAGCAAGATTACCTAAAAACAAGGTTGTTTTATTGACCACCGGCAGTCAGGGGGAACCCATGTCCGCCCTGACCCGGATCGCCATGTCCGATCACCGTCAGGTTGATATTGTGCCCGGGGATACGGTGATCATTTCGGCAACGCCCATACCCGGTAATGAAAAATTGGTGGCCCGCATTATTGATCAGCTTTTTAAGCTGGGGGCCAAGGTGATTTACGAAGGGGCTTCCGGAATTCACGTTTCCGGCCATCCCAGCCAGGAAGAGCTAAAATTAATGCTCAACTTGGTGCGGCCGAAATTCTTTATTCCCGTGCATGGCGAGTATCGGATGCTGAAAAGACATGCAGACCTGGCAAGAGAAGTGGGAATCCCCGCTGAAAATATCTTTGTGGCGGAAAACGGTCAAGTGCTGGAGTTTACCCGGAGATACGGCCGTTTAGCCGGCAGGGTTACCGCCGGCAGAGTACTGGTAGACGGTCTTGGTGTCGGCGATGTGGGCAATATTGTTTTAAGAGACAGAAAACAATTGTCTCAGGACGGTATTCTCATCGTTGTTGTAACCATGGATAAACAAACCAATCAGGTTCTGTCCGGTCCGGATATTGTTTCCAGGGGTTTTGTTTATGTTCGAGAATCGGAACCCCTGATGGAAGAAGCAAAGGCTAAGGTCAAAGGCGCATTGGAAAAATGCACTTTACGCGGCGTCTCTGAATGGGCTGCCATCAAATCACAGGTCAGGGATGACCTGGGCAAGTTTTTGTATGAAAGAACTAGGAGAAGGCCAATGATCTTACCGATCATTATGGAAGTATGA